A region from the Acidimicrobiales bacterium genome encodes:
- a CDS encoding STAS domain-containing protein: protein MHGAPEFGVVVSEDDGTSMVSVRGELDIFTAPRLSDVLAGLVAAGGDVVVGLGDTAFMESTGIAVLAQTHFALEERGGHLTLDSPRDNVFKVLELSGLTGIITITHPPSAPSPN from the coding sequence ATGCACGGTGCGCCCGAGTTCGGCGTGGTTGTCTCAGAAGATGATGGCACGTCGATGGTGAGCGTCAGGGGAGAGCTCGACATCTTCACGGCGCCTCGCCTGAGCGACGTCCTCGCCGGGCTCGTCGCTGCCGGCGGAGATGTGGTGGTCGGTCTGGGAGACACCGCGTTCATGGAGTCGACCGGCATCGCCGTGCTGGCGCAGACGCATTTCGCCCTCGAGGAGCGCGGCGGGCACCTCACCCTCGACTCGCCGCGCGACAACGTGTTCAAGGTCCTGGAGCTGAGCGGGCTGACGGGGATCATCACCATCACCCATCCGCCCTCGGCGCCCTCGCCCAACTAG